TCCAAGGTTTTAACCAATTTGGCATCTTTTTTCTCAATCAAAGGTTTAAAGAGAGAGAAGATCTTTTCAGCCCCTTCAATATTGGCACGGAAGTCGTAAAGATCTGTATGAGAGAAGACTTCTTCTTCACCCGTAATCTTTTGTGTTGCCACTTCATTGAGTAGATCGACAGCTCCGGTCAACATGATATCCGGTGTGACTTCTACTGTAGCAATTTTAGCTTTCAACTCCTTGATATCGTTCACCAGTTGGTCAGCGTATTTGTCTGTTCCATCTGTAGTATTGTTTTCCCAAAGGATACGCTCAATCCGGTGGAAACCTGACCAGCCATCTTCTGATTTATTTTCATCCACATAATCCACCAAGCGGTAGTCGATTTTGACATCCGATTCTCCGTAGGTCTCAGCAATCGGTTCGGAACGTTCATAAGCCATACGGATCAAGGGGTATTGCTTTTTAGCTTCTTCCAAATTCCCAGCTTTTAGCGTATCTCGAAATCCTTCTGTATCCTTGAGCAATTGGTCGATTTGCATTTCGACAAAGTCTTTGTATTCAGCCGTCGCATTGTCCAAGGTCTTCTGGTCAGCCTTTGACAACTGCACTGTTGAGCTGGTTTGCGTCTTCTGACTGGACTGTTTGCTAGTAGAATTTGCACACCCTGCTAAAAGGGCAACACTCAATAAGAGTAGACTATATTTTTTCATGAAAGACTTCTCCTCATTTGTTCTTGCCCTTATTCTACCAGAAGTTTTCTCATTTTTCAATAATTGTCTGAAAATTTAATAATAGAAAAACTTTTCTGAGAATCTGTCTTTTACAAAAGAATATCCTTGACCCGTCCGATTTCGGATTCTTTAACCACCACAAAGATGCTATCACCTAGATACAAGCGGGTCGCACCATTGACCGTATAGCTCTTACCGCTTCGCATTTGCGTGGTAATTAAGATATCTTGAGGGAGATGCAGTTCATGAACTTGCTTTCCTGCAATCTTTTCTGATACAGGGATCTCAATTAAAGTTAACTCTCCTTCTTCTTGCGCCTTATCCGGTAACAATTGCTCGAGCATGGCTTCATAGACTGGTGCTCCATGGAAGAGATCCATGATCATATAAGCGAGCAAGGTTACCATGCCTAATGGCATTAAACTGCGAATATCACCGACCATCTCTGTTACCAAGATCATCGCTGTTAAAGGAGCTTTTGAAATAGCCCCAAAATACCCACTCATTCCTAAAATGATGAAAAGAGGCAGCTGGTTTTGAGAGATAAAGCCAATGTTTTGGAGGAAGGTTCCAACGATGGCTCCTAAGAGAGATCCTAATGCTAGTATGGGCAGGAAGATACCTCCCGGTAAACCACTACCATAGCTCAACATACTCCAAATGAAACGGATCAAAAAATAGAGAAGGATGGTCATCACTGGATACGGTACTCGAGCTAAATCCAAGACCAATTGGTTCCCACCACCAAGAATTTGAGGAAGAAAATAGCCGATTGGAAGAATCAAGACAAAGGCAAATAAGGAAGAATAATGTGAAGGAACATGGAAAATCTTCTCTAGCAAACGATACAGGCGACCGA
The DNA window shown above is from Streptococcus sp. S1 and carries:
- the efeO gene encoding iron uptake system protein EfeO; the protein is MKKYSLLLLSVALLAGCANSTSKQSSQKTQTSSTVQLSKADQKTLDNATAEYKDFVEMQIDQLLKDTEGFRDTLKAGNLEEAKKQYPLIRMAYERSEPIAETYGESDVKIDYRLVDYVDENKSEDGWSGFHRIERILWENNTTDGTDKYADQLVNDIKELKAKIATVEVTPDIMLTGAVDLLNEVATQKITGEEEVFSHTDLYDFRANIEGAEKIFSLFKPLIEKKDAKLVKTLESEFKNVNALLDKHMTDDSNYKSYTDLSKEDTKELAEAVTKLGEPLSQMGVILDGK